The Mycolicibacterium smegmatis genome has a window encoding:
- a CDS encoding FtsW/RodA/SpoVE family cell cycle protein, with the protein MTTQPQSPVTVTPPLPNRRNAELLLLGFAALITTVALLIVEANQEQGVTWDLARYMVGYLALFGAAHLAVRRFAPYADPLLLPVVAVLNGLGLVMIHRLDLAEGELTADGLGGSANQQMLWTLVGVVAFALVVVFLKDHRMLSRYGYVFGLTGLVLLVIPALLPAKYSEQYGAKIWIQFPGFSIQPAEFSKILLLIFFSAVLVSKRSLFTSAGKHVLGVDLPRPRDLAPLLVAWAASVGIMIFEKDLGTSLLLYASFLVLLYVATERISWVVIGLALFAAGSVVAYNIFGHVQVRVQTWLDPFADPEGAGYQMVQSLFSFATGGIFGTGLGNGQPGTVPAAATDFITAAIGEELGLVGLAGVLMLYTILIIRGLRTAIAVRDSFGKLLAAGLASTLAIQLFIVVGGVTRLIPLTGLTTPWMSYGGSSLLANYVLLAILVVISHAARRPITTSRPPNATPIAAASTEVIEKV; encoded by the coding sequence ATGACGACGCAACCCCAGTCGCCGGTTACCGTCACGCCGCCGCTCCCGAACCGGCGCAACGCGGAACTGCTGCTGCTGGGGTTCGCGGCGCTGATCACCACCGTGGCCCTGTTGATCGTCGAGGCCAACCAGGAGCAGGGCGTGACCTGGGACCTGGCCCGCTACATGGTCGGCTACCTGGCCCTGTTCGGCGCCGCGCACCTCGCGGTCCGGCGGTTCGCGCCATACGCCGATCCGCTGCTGCTGCCGGTCGTCGCCGTGCTCAACGGGCTTGGGCTGGTGATGATCCACCGGCTCGACCTTGCCGAGGGTGAGCTGACCGCCGACGGCCTCGGCGGCAGCGCCAACCAGCAGATGCTGTGGACGCTGGTCGGTGTGGTGGCGTTCGCGCTCGTGGTGGTGTTCTTGAAGGACCACCGCATGCTGTCGCGCTACGGCTACGTCTTCGGTCTGACCGGCCTTGTGCTGCTTGTCATTCCGGCGCTGCTGCCGGCCAAGTACTCCGAGCAGTACGGCGCCAAGATCTGGATTCAGTTCCCGGGCTTCTCGATTCAGCCCGCCGAGTTCTCCAAGATTTTGCTGCTCATTTTCTTCTCCGCGGTGCTGGTGTCCAAGCGCAGCCTGTTCACCAGCGCGGGCAAGCACGTCCTTGGCGTCGATCTGCCCCGCCCCCGCGACCTCGCGCCGCTGCTGGTGGCCTGGGCCGCGTCGGTGGGCATCATGATCTTCGAAAAAGACCTCGGCACTTCACTTCTGCTGTACGCGTCGTTTCTGGTGCTGCTCTACGTCGCCACCGAACGGATCAGCTGGGTGGTCATCGGCCTGGCGCTGTTCGCGGCGGGAAGTGTGGTGGCCTACAACATTTTCGGCCACGTGCAGGTGCGGGTGCAGACGTGGCTGGACCCGTTCGCCGACCCCGAGGGCGCCGGCTACCAGATGGTGCAGTCGTTGTTCAGCTTCGCCACGGGCGGCATCTTCGGCACCGGCCTGGGCAACGGACAGCCCGGCACCGTCCCTGCCGCCGCCACCGACTTCATCACCGCCGCGATCGGTGAGGAACTCGGATTGGTCGGTCTGGCAGGCGTTCTCATGCTCTACACCATCCTCATCATCCGCGGCCTGCGCACGGCGATCGCGGTGCGCGACAGCTTCGGCAAACTGCTCGCGGCGGGTCTGGCGTCGACACTGGCGATCCAGTTGTTCATCGTCGTCGGCGGTGTGACGCGGCTGATCCCGCTGACCGGCCTCACCACGCCGTGGATGTCCTACGGCGGGTCGTCGCTGCTGGCGAACTACGTGCTGCTCGCGATCCTCGTCGTGATCTCGCACGCGGCCCGCAGGCCCATCACCACGTCCCGGCCGCCGAACGCGACGCCGATCGCCGCGGCCAGTACCGAGGTGATCGAAAAGGTATGA
- a CDS encoding PP2C family protein-serine/threonine phosphatase, producing MTLVLRYAARSDRGLVRANNEDSVYAGARLLALADGMGGHAAGEVASQLVIAALAHLDDDEPGGDLLSKLHQAVAEGNAAIAAHVEADPELDGMGTTLTAILFAGNRLGLVHIGDSRGYLLRDGELTQITKDDTFVQTLVDEGRITAEEAHSHPQRSLIMRALTGHEVEPTLIMREAKAGDRYLLCSDGLSDPVSQETIKEALQIEDVAESADRLIELALRGGGPDNVTVVVADVVDYDYGQTQPILAGAVSGDDDQTAPPDTAAGRASAFNPRRNEPKRVIPQPAEPARKPRSRRRMIIAAVLVVLVVVAGLAIGREILRNNYYVAEHDGTVSIMRGVQGSFLGISLQEPYRLGCLNARNELSLIGANENRDNLGCRLMAVNDMRPSERAQVVAGLPGGTLDEAFAQIGELARSSLLPVCAPPRPTTTTRAPAPPPAPPSSPAPGASGRGAGESPVPPSPSPTTTAAPAPSGAPGSPNPPPPASPSPTPSPTVTALPPPPPQPGTNCRAVS from the coding sequence ATGACCCTCGTTCTCCGCTACGCGGCCCGCAGCGACCGCGGTCTGGTCCGCGCCAACAATGAGGACTCGGTGTACGCGGGTGCCCGACTGTTGGCGCTCGCCGACGGCATGGGCGGACACGCCGCAGGTGAGGTCGCGTCGCAACTGGTGATCGCCGCGCTCGCGCATCTCGACGACGACGAGCCCGGCGGCGACCTGCTGAGCAAGCTGCACCAGGCGGTGGCCGAGGGCAACGCCGCGATCGCCGCGCATGTCGAGGCCGATCCCGAACTCGACGGCATGGGTACCACACTCACCGCGATCCTGTTCGCGGGCAACCGCCTGGGCCTGGTGCACATCGGCGACTCCCGCGGCTATCTGCTGCGCGACGGTGAGCTGACACAGATCACCAAGGACGACACGTTCGTACAGACCCTCGTCGACGAGGGCCGCATCACAGCCGAGGAGGCCCACAGCCACCCGCAGCGCTCGCTGATCATGCGCGCGCTCACCGGCCACGAGGTCGAGCCGACGCTGATCATGCGCGAGGCCAAGGCCGGCGACCGCTACCTGCTGTGCTCGGACGGCCTGTCGGACCCGGTCAGCCAGGAGACCATCAAGGAAGCCCTGCAGATCGAGGATGTCGCCGAAAGCGCCGACCGGCTCATCGAATTGGCGTTGCGCGGGGGCGGTCCCGACAACGTCACGGTGGTCGTCGCCGACGTCGTCGACTACGACTACGGCCAGACCCAGCCGATCCTGGCCGGCGCGGTCTCCGGTGACGACGACCAGACCGCACCGCCGGACACTGCCGCGGGCCGCGCCTCGGCGTTCAACCCGCGCCGCAACGAGCCCAAGCGCGTCATCCCCCAGCCCGCCGAGCCGGCCCGCAAGCCGCGCTCACGCCGCCGCATGATCATCGCGGCGGTGCTGGTGGTGCTGGTCGTGGTGGCGGGCCTGGCGATCGGCCGCGAGATCCTGCGCAACAACTACTACGTCGCCGAGCACGACGGCACGGTGTCGATCATGCGCGGCGTGCAAGGCTCCTTCCTGGGCATCTCGCTGCAGGAGCCGTACCGGCTGGGTTGCCTCAACGCGCGCAACGAACTGTCGCTGATCGGCGCCAACGAGAACCGCGACAACCTCGGCTGCCGCCTCATGGCCGTCAACGACATGCGCCCGTCCGAACGCGCCCAGGTGGTCGCGGGCCTGCCCGGTGGCACCCTCGACGAGGCGTTCGCACAGATCGGCGAACTGGCGCGCAGCTCGCTGCTTCCGGTGTGCGCCCCGCCGCGGCCCACGACGACCACCCGGGCGCCTGCTCCCCCGCCGGCCCCGCCGTCGTCACCGGCGCCGGGCGCCAGCGGCCGCGGTGCGGGCGAATCCCCGGTCCCACCGAGCCCGAGCCCCACCACGACGGCCGCGCCTGCGCCGTCGGGAGCGCCCGGGTCGCCGAATCCGCCGCCACCGGCATCGCCGTCGCCGACACCGTCTCCGACCGTGACCGCACTGCCTCCCCCGCCGCCGCAACCGGGGACGAACTGCCGGGCGGTGTCATGA
- a CDS encoding FHA domain-containing protein FhaB/FipA: MQGLVLQLTRVGFLLLLWLFIWSVLRILRTDIYAPTGAVMVRRGLALRGSLLPNRQRRHVARQLVVTEGALAGTRITLGNQPVLIGRADDSTLVLTDDYASTRHARLSPRGSEWYVEDLGSTNGTYLDRAKVTTAVKVPIGAPVRIGKTVIELRP, from the coding sequence ATGCAGGGGTTAGTGCTGCAGCTGACGCGCGTCGGCTTCCTGTTGTTGCTATGGCTGTTCATCTGGTCGGTGCTGCGCATCCTGCGCACCGATATCTATGCCCCCACGGGCGCGGTGATGGTGAGACGTGGGCTGGCCCTTCGCGGCTCGCTGCTGCCCAACCGGCAGCGGCGTCATGTGGCGCGGCAGCTCGTGGTCACCGAGGGCGCACTGGCCGGCACCCGCATCACGCTGGGCAACCAGCCGGTGCTGATCGGCCGGGCCGACGACTCGACGCTGGTGCTCACCGACGACTATGCGTCGACGCGCCACGCCAGACTGTCGCCACGAGGTTCTGAGTGGTACGTCGAGGACCTAGGATCGACCAACGGCACTTACCTTGACAGGGCGAAGGTGACAACAGCAGTAAAGGTTCCCATTGGCGCGCCGGTGCGGATCGGCAAGACGGTAATCGAGCTGCGCCCGTGA